CCTGCAGATACCGTTCAGGTTGGTTCAGGCCAGGCTTTCATCGGAAGGTTAACGTTGATGCGGTCGTTTCGCTTCAATACCGGCCGAATGATCCTTCCAAAAAGATACGGGTTGAAATGACCGGGCATTGCCGCAAACCCATCGACGGTTACTATAGGACCGTCGCCCTCCAGGCCGAGTCGTTCAATCCGCTGGTTACCACGCAACAGACATCGGCTGTTTACAAGTTGCTGAATCCGTATTTGCAGATCCTGTGAAAGAGCAAAGATCAAAAATCAAATCTTCGTCATCTCAACATTTAATGCCAGTTTGATCTCCGGGCCAACCACTAGCCCTCCGGCTTCGGTGACGGAGTTCCAGTGGAGTCCGTAATCGAATCGGTTGATCCTGCCGGTGATCTCAAAGCCTGCCTTCGTGTTGCCCCAGGGATCCACAATGATACCACCTGCTTCAACATTCAGTGTCACCTCCTTTGTGGTTCCTCGTATCGTGAGGTTGCCGGTCATCGTGTAAGTGTCTTCACCGGTCTTATCAAATTTCGTGGAAACGAATCTGATCTCCGGGTGGTTTGCTGCATCGAAGAAATCAACAGATTTCAGGTGATTGTCGCGATCGGTAGAGTTGGTTGAGATGCTGTCCACGGAGGCCGTGAATTCAGCCTTAGCACCTGTAAGGTCATTACCCGAAGTTTCCAGGGTGGCGTCAAAGTCATTGAACTGCCCGGTTACGGTGGCGATCACCAGATGTTTTACTTTAAATTGTACCTCAGAGTGTGCTTTGTCGATGCTCCACTTTGTTACGTTCGGTGTGTTCATGTTTATTTTTGGTTCGTTTTATATGATTTTATATAAGTTGATAAACAAGAAATGGAATGTTTTGTTCAATGGTGACTAACGCTTCGACTGCCACCGGTCCTTACCCAGATGGGTCCTCAGGCCAAACGAACCACCAAAGTTTTTTCCCAGAAAAACACTGGTTTTCAACGTCATCCATTCGGTAATCCATATATCTCCAGCCAGGTTCAATCCTGAGATCCAGGAATGTCCTGCATCACTCCAGAGATCCCAGTCAAGTTCCATGCACAGATCTGCGTGCAGTACGCTTTTATCCACGTTGCCCAGTCCGGATCCCAGCCCGAAATTAAAGACACCCGGCCGCCCCATCTGGTAGTAATCGGTCAGGAGCCTGGCTTCACCAAAAAGAATATCTTTCTTACCCACCCAGGCGGTTATGGCGGGAGTTATATCGCTAATGGTGAATGGATCGAAAAAAACGTTCATTCCCAGGCTTCCGCCTGCGTACAGATAATCATAGCTCAGGAACACATTCATAGCGGGTGATGCGTAGTCCCAATTATCGGGGTCATCCGTCCTGTCGGAAGCAGAATAGAAGTTCATACCCGCTGTCAGGTGCTGATCTTGATCAAGTTTCCAGTGATAAGCCATACCTGCTCCCCAGGTTGAATAGTCCCGGTCGTTTCTTCCTATTATGTTTCCGTCGCAATCGTAGTGCCTTTCCTCATACGTCCCCAGGCTACCAAAAGCTTCCAGACTGAGCCATCCCTTATATTGGTCAGGGGTTTTACCTGGTTGCTGATCAATGGTATCCTGGCTCATCGTCACCAGGGCAATGAGGAAGAGAAAAGGCAGGATTTTACGGAGTGCCGGGATGGTCAGGCGGAAATAACAATGGCAGAGATAGGCTGTAAGCAAAGGAAGCGTGAACAGCCAGAGCGTCAGTTTTTCAAAGGGATCCAGCCAGCTGCCGGCCAGGATGATGAACAGGGGAACGGTCGATAATAAAAGCAGTTCGCGTGATAAGGCACCTTTATTTATGTCTTTCACCGTCTGCAAGGAGTTTCTCCCCCTGCGCTCCCTCAGGATCAGAACAAGGGCCAGCATGCCCGCGGAAACCAGGAGCATCCACTGGATCACCTTTAAGCCCCATAAGGATTCATCCGGCAGACCTGTCCGTGTGGATTCCCTGAGGAACTCTTCAGCAAACCGGAACACTGCATAACAGAGGATCACAAAAAGGAACCGGCTCCCGGAGGCTTTCCAGCGGTTACGGGTAAGATAAACAAGAAGAAGAATGGCCAGGCAGAAAAAAATGTCGTATAGCTGTGTGGGATGTACCGGCAATGACACTGCACCGGTTGCGGGGATTTGAAGATGCTCCGCCTGGAATTGGAAAGCATGCGAATGTGCTCCGTATTGAATCCCCCAGGGCAGTGAGGTGGGTGTACCGAAGCAGCAACCACCGAACAGGCATCCTATACGGGTGATGGCCAAACCAGCGGGCAGGGCATAGGCCAGGTGGTCAACCACAGGACGGTTGAATTTCAGCCATCGCTGAGCGATCATCAAGCCTGCGGTGAGCCCCACTATGCCGCCCAGGATTGAACGGCCGCTGTCGGGAAGGGAATGACTCTTGAAGAGCTGTATCCATTCCAATGGTGCAATCGTAATGGCTTTGTTGCCAATGATAAAGCAAAGAATCCCAAAGAGGGTGATCAGGAGCCATGTCCTGACGGGATAACGGTTTCTGATTCCCTGGAAGAGCAATATCCCGGTGGCCACCAGGAAAGCGGCCACGTAAAACAGAATGTACAACTCGCTTCCGTGTGAAGGAGCGATGATGATAAGTGCTGGCATGGGATGTAATTTTTAAGAAAAGCAAATAGATCCAATTTGCTGATAAATATAGTCCATTGTAGTGAAAAAGTCAAATCTAATATTTTAATATATGTACATTTAAATCTTTCAATAAGGAAATCCAAT
The DNA window shown above is from Bacteroidales bacterium and carries:
- a CDS encoding YceI family protein, producing MNTPNVTKWSIDKAHSEVQFKVKHLVIATVTGQFNDFDATLETSGNDLTGAKAEFTASVDSISTNSTDRDNHLKSVDFFDAANHPEIRFVSTKFDKTGEDTYTMTGNLTIRGTTKEVTLNVEAGGIIVDPWGNTKAGFEITGRINRFDYGLHWNSVTEAGGLVVGPEIKLALNVEMTKI
- a CDS encoding prolipoprotein diacylglyceryl transferase, whose amino-acid sequence is MPALIIIAPSHGSELYILFYVAAFLVATGILLFQGIRNRYPVRTWLLITLFGILCFIIGNKAITIAPLEWIQLFKSHSLPDSGRSILGGIVGLTAGLMIAQRWLKFNRPVVDHLAYALPAGLAITRIGCLFGGCCFGTPTSLPWGIQYGAHSHAFQFQAEHLQIPATGAVSLPVHPTQLYDIFFCLAILLLVYLTRNRWKASGSRFLFVILCYAVFRFAEEFLRESTRTGLPDESLWGLKVIQWMLLVSAGMLALVLILRERRGRNSLQTVKDINKGALSRELLLLSTVPLFIILAGSWLDPFEKLTLWLFTLPLLTAYLCHCYFRLTIPALRKILPFLFLIALVTMSQDTIDQQPGKTPDQYKGWLSLEAFGSLGTYEERHYDCDGNIIGRNDRDYSTWGAGMAYHWKLDQDQHLTAGMNFYSASDRTDDPDNWDYASPAMNVFLSYDYLYAGGSLGMNVFFDPFTISDITPAITAWVGKKDILFGEARLLTDYYQMGRPGVFNFGLGSGLGNVDKSVLHADLCMELDWDLWSDAGHSWISGLNLAGDIWITEWMTLKTSVFLGKNFGGSFGLRTHLGKDRWQSKR